The nucleotide window AGCCCTGCGGCATTTGGCATCAATGCGAAAATTGAATACGAGAGAAACGTTGAGCGTTATCGCCTGCTTCGCTGGGCCCAGCAGGCCTTCGACCACTTTGTTGTAGTGCCTCCCGATACCGGAATTTGCCACCAGGTGAACCTGGAATATCTGGCGCGCGTGGTGTTTGTCACCGATGAAGGTGAGGTGTTCCCTGACACTCTGGTTGGAACGGACTCCCATACCACGATGGTGAATGGATTGGGCGTTCTGGGTTGGGGGGTTGGAGGCATTGAGGCCGAGGCTGCCATGCTTGGCCAGCCCCTTCCGATGCCCACACCTGCTGTGGTGGGAGTGGAACTTTTAGGTGAGCTCGGTCCAACGGTGACTGCCACTGATCTTGTGCTGACAATGGCCGAGCTTCTGCGCCGGCATGGAGTTGTTGGCAAGTTTGTGGAGTTCACCGGGCCCGGGCTTTCGCGGCTTCGAGCAGAGCATCGGGCCACGCTCGGAAATATGGCCCCCGAGTACGGGGCCACTTGCGCCATAAGCCCCATCGATGAGGTCACGCTTGATTATCTCAGGCTGACCGGCCGTTCGGACGAGCATGTCAACCTTGTCGAGCGCTATGCCAAGGAGCAGGGCCTCTTCCATGAGGCGAACAGCGAACGGGCTATGTTTTCGGAGCTGATCACTTTGGATCTGTCTGAAATCGAACCGAGCATTTCAGGTCCCTCCCGCCCTCAGGACCGCATTGCATTGAGCAAGGCCCGGCGTAGTTTCCGCACGGCGCTTGGGCATCTCGAGCCCGGGGCAATTGATGTCAACGGGCAAGCCGAGCCCACGGTCTCTGCTGAGATTGTCGATGGCAGCCCCGAAGAGGCTTCGGTGGAGTCATTTCCAGCCAGCGATCCGCCAGCGGAAATGGCGGGGCAGAACGGGTCCGGCAAGCCCGATCCGTTCCTGCAGGCCCGGCTGGCCCAAGACGACTGCACGCCGGAACCACGCCGCATCTCACGGGCAGTAACAGCTGAGGTCAAGGGCCAAAAGGTTGAGATTGACGATGGCCATGTTGTGATTGCTGCGATTACCAGCTGCACCAACACCTCCAACCCTCAAGTCATGCTGGGCGCCGGGCTCCTGGCTAAACGGGCAGTGGAGCTTGGGCTGCAATCCAAGCCATGGGTCAAGACCTCGTTGGCGCCAGGTTCCCGGGTGGTGACCGAATACCTGGAACGTGCCGGGCTTGCCCAGCCACTTACCCAACTTGGCTTCGATTTGGTGGGCTACGGATGCACAACCTGCATCGGCAACTCCGGGCCGCTGCTTGAAGGGGTTTCAGAAGCTATTGCCAAAGGGGATCTGGCCACGTGCGCCGTACTCTCTGGGAACCGCAATTTCGAAGGCAGGATACATCCTGAGGTGCGCATGAACTATCTCGCCTCTCCGCCGCTGGTTGTGGCCTATGCCCTGGCGGGCACGATGGACATTGACATTGTGACTGAGCCGCTTGGATATGCTCCAAATGGTGATCCGATCCTGCTCAAGGACCTTTGGCCAAGCACATCTGAGATAAATGCCGTTGTCGATGACGTGCTCGGCCGCCAGCAGTTCACTTCGTCTTATGCGACTCTGTTCGATGGCGACGAGCGATGGGCTTTGCTGGAATCAGGAACCGGCCTCCGCTTTGATTGGCAGCCGGACTCCACTTACGTGCAGCAGCCGCCGTTCCTGCATGGAATCACAACAGATGTTCCAGAACTGGCCGACATCCGTGGAGCCAGAGCTCTAGCCGTCCTTGGCAACAGCATCACAACTGACCACATCTCGCCTGCCGGTTCCATCTCGGTTTCGGGACCGGCAGGACAGTATCTGATCGGGAAGGGAGTCCAGCCAAAGGACTTCAATTCTTTCGGGGCACGGAGAGGAAATCATGAGGTGATGTGGCGCGGAACCTTTGCGAACGTGCGTCTGAGAAACGGACTGGTCCCTGGCGTTGAAGGCGGGTTCACCCGCTATCTTCCCACCGGTGAGCAGCTTTCGATCTTCGAGGCCGCAGAGAAGTACCGGCAAGCAGATATCCCATTGGTAGTACTGGCAGGCAAAGAGTATGGCTCCGGATCCTCGCGGGACTGGGCAGCCAAGGGCACAATGCTTCTCGGGGTTCGCGCGGTGCTTGCCGAGAGCTACGAAAGGATCCACCTCTCCAACCTGGTCGGCATGGGAGTACTGCCGCTCCAATTCGAGGAGGGTGCCTCCGTCGAGAGTCTCGGGCTCAGCGGTGAGGAGACCTTTGATATCACCGGGATTGCTTCGCTTTTCAATGGCGGCGGCGAAGGGCTGCAAGTTTTAGCGGATGGACGAAAGGTACCTGTTCGGGCGCGTCTCGAAACACCAAGTGAACGCGAGCATTTTCGCCATGGCGGCGTTCTTCCTTTCGTGTTGCGCGAGCTGGCGGGCGAGGCTTCGCGGGCATAGTCTTAGGCTTCAGGACTCTATCTTCAGCTCCACGAAAGGATGGTATGCCGAGCGTGGGGAGCCATCAATTCGAGGTTGAATTACAGGCGCCTTACCGCCTTGATGCGACGGTGTGGGTGCTGCGCCGAAGAGCGCACAATCTGATGGACAGTTGGGACGGCGCCTATTATGGGCGCACCCTGGTTATCGGGGGATCTCCGATGAGGGTGCGGGTAAGGCAGCTATCGGGTGAGGGCCAGGCAAGGGCAAGGCTGTCCGTGGATCTCGACAGCCCAGGCAGGGACTTGGGTGATCAGATCATCGCACAGGTCCG belongs to bacterium and includes:
- a CDS encoding aconitate hydratase, whose amino-acid sequence is MTPVDSFGARSSLALDAKNYRICRLAALSDIADIARLPYSIKILLENLLRHEDGRLITSEDVVALAQWSGHKEEESVVAFTPERVLLQDFTGVPAVVDLAALRDALAELGGDPALVSPRVPVELVIDHSVIAEVSGSPAAFGINAKIEYERNVERYRLLRWAQQAFDHFVVVPPDTGICHQVNLEYLARVVFVTDEGEVFPDTLVGTDSHTTMVNGLGVLGWGVGGIEAEAAMLGQPLPMPTPAVVGVELLGELGPTVTATDLVLTMAELLRRHGVVGKFVEFTGPGLSRLRAEHRATLGNMAPEYGATCAISPIDEVTLDYLRLTGRSDEHVNLVERYAKEQGLFHEANSERAMFSELITLDLSEIEPSISGPSRPQDRIALSKARRSFRTALGHLEPGAIDVNGQAEPTVSAEIVDGSPEEASVESFPASDPPAEMAGQNGSGKPDPFLQARLAQDDCTPEPRRISRAVTAEVKGQKVEIDDGHVVIAAITSCTNTSNPQVMLGAGLLAKRAVELGLQSKPWVKTSLAPGSRVVTEYLERAGLAQPLTQLGFDLVGYGCTTCIGNSGPLLEGVSEAIAKGDLATCAVLSGNRNFEGRIHPEVRMNYLASPPLVVAYALAGTMDIDIVTEPLGYAPNGDPILLKDLWPSTSEINAVVDDVLGRQQFTSSYATLFDGDERWALLESGTGLRFDWQPDSTYVQQPPFLHGITTDVPELADIRGARALAVLGNSITTDHISPAGSISVSGPAGQYLIGKGVQPKDFNSFGARRGNHEVMWRGTFANVRLRNGLVPGVEGGFTRYLPTGEQLSIFEAAEKYRQADIPLVVLAGKEYGSGSSRDWAAKGTMLLGVRAVLAESYERIHLSNLVGMGVLPLQFEEGASVESLGLSGEETFDITGIASLFNGGGEGLQVLADGRKVPVRARLETPSEREHFRHGGVLPFVLRELAGEASRA